GGACTGATCTCGCCGTTCCAAGATGGCTGCATCGCCTCTGTGATCGGAGAAATTGAAGCATGGCTGAACAGTGTGGATGATAAAAAGCTGTAAGTACAGCCAAAAAGGGCATTTCGCTTGCCTCTCAAAGCTGAAAAGCTTGTAGATGAGATGCTTTTTTAAATGAAAACAGAGCAATTACACGAAAAAAGCCGGGAACCTCTACATGATGTAGAAGTCCCGGCTTTGTGTCATTTTAGAGCCAATATAACTTTATTCATGTTTGGTGTTGAGTGGTTTGAGATTGGCTTCAATCGATGCACGGCGCGACTCCAAAAATGGAGGCAGTGACAGAGATTCGCCCAAAAACTCCAATTCCTCGTCGGTGTCAAAGCCGGGTCCATCGGTAGCCAATTCAAACAGAATGCCATTTGGCTCACGGAAGTACAAGGAACGGAAATAAAAGCGATCTACAAAACCAGAGTTGGAAATTTGCAGCTGCCCAATACGGTCTACCCACTGTTTGAGCTCTTCCTCGGTTTCAACACGGAAAGCGACGTGATGCACACTGCCGCGTCCTGGTCGCTCTTGTGGCAGATCGTTGCGCTCTTCCAGATGAACTTCAGTTCCTGTACCGCCTTCACCTGTTTCGTAGATAACCACATCCGGTTGTCCGGCAACAGGGGAAGGGTAGGAGCCTTTTTTGCGGAAGCCCATAACCTGCTCAAGAATGAGAATGGTATTCTCCGCTTTGGGAATGGTCAGATGAACCGGACCAAGTCCAACGATGCCGTATTCCGCAGGAACAGGGCTTTTCTCCCAAGGCGTACCGCCGCGCACTCCGTTGTCATGCTCATCTGAAACGAGGAAGAAGCGTTGTCCTTCAAAATCCTCGAACGAAAGCGCCAAGCGTCCTGCTTGATCTATAATTTCACCATGCTTCACATCCAGCTGCTCGAAGCGGTTTTTCCAATAATTCAGAGTCTTGTCGTTCGGTACACGCAGAGAGAGCGCTGAAATACTGTTATTGCCTGTACGCGT
This window of the Paenibacillus polymyxa genome carries:
- a CDS encoding ring-cleaving dioxygenase encodes the protein MKLLGLHHVSAITAAAAKNVDFYTQVLGLRLIKKTVNQDDVSVYHLFYGDERGTAGTEVTFFEIPHAGQTRTGNNSISALSLRVPNDKTLNYWKNRFEQLDVKHGEIIDQAGRLALSFEDFEGQRFFLVSDEHDNGVRGGTPWEKSPVPAEYGIVGLGPVHLTIPKAENTILILEQVMGFRKKGSYPSPVAGQPDVVIYETGEGGTGTEVHLEERNDLPQERPGRGSVHHVAFRVETEEELKQWVDRIGQLQISNSGFVDRFYFRSLYFREPNGILFELATDGPGFDTDEELEFLGESLSLPPFLESRRASIEANLKPLNTKHE